Proteins encoded within one genomic window of Flavobacterium sp. NG2:
- a CDS encoding DUF4870 domain-containing protein yields the protein MKNTSENNIAALIHLSTLSQYCIPFGNYIFPILLWNAKKEESETIDFHGKQVLNFQLSWLLYSLILIMIAIPIFIFIVLNQVTWNAIVNNHEIILQNLSIDNNIFLITTGITALIILVTLKITEFFLIIYATIKASEGERYHYPLTISFIK from the coding sequence ATGAAAAACACTTCTGAAAATAATATCGCAGCCCTTATCCATTTAAGTACACTTAGCCAATATTGTATTCCTTTTGGGAATTATATTTTCCCTATACTTCTTTGGAACGCTAAAAAAGAAGAATCAGAAACTATTGATTTTCATGGTAAACAAGTATTAAACTTTCAATTAAGTTGGCTTTTATATAGTTTGATTTTAATCATGATTGCAATTCCTATTTTCATATTTATAGTTTTAAATCAAGTGACATGGAATGCAATAGTCAACAATCATGAGATTATTCTCCAAAACTTGTCTATCGATAATAACATTTTCTTGATAACGACAGGAATAACCGCTCTCATCATCCTTGTCACATTAAAGATTACTGAATTCTTTCTGATAATATATGCCACGATTAAGGCTTCGGAAGGAGAACGGTATCACTACCCTTTGACGATTTCTTTTATTAAATAA
- a CDS encoding PadR family transcriptional regulator encodes MNIENTKAQMRKGVLEFCILSVLKEKDAYTSEILDTLKNAKLLVVEGTIYPLLTRLKNDGLLHYRWEESTSGPPRKYYGLTEEGQHFLNELNGTWTELSDAVTLITNKKL; translated from the coding sequence ATGAATATTGAAAACACAAAAGCTCAAATGCGTAAAGGTGTTCTCGAATTTTGCATCCTATCAGTACTGAAAGAAAAAGATGCTTATACATCCGAAATATTAGACACTTTGAAAAACGCAAAACTACTGGTCGTAGAGGGTACCATTTACCCTCTATTGACAAGGCTAAAAAATGACGGATTACTCCACTATCGTTGGGAGGAATCTACTTCTGGACCTCCTCGAAAATACTATGGATTGACCGAAGAAGGTCAACATTTTTTGAACGAATTGAACGGCACTTGGACCGAACTATCGGATGCAGTAACCCTTATTACCAATAAAAAACTATAG
- a CDS encoding PspC domain-containing protein translates to MNKTVNINLGGMIFYMDEDAYLKLTRYFDAIKRSLNNSEGQDEIIKDIEMRIAELFQERQTAHKQIVGLTDIDAIIAIMGQPEDYIIEDESTANTTHSHTNQIHNKKLYRDKDNGMLGGVAAGLGHYFGIEALWIRIVLILLVFGGFGVGIIAYIILWVIAPKAVTTTEKLEMTGEPVNISNIEKKVREEFDNVSNKIKNADYDKYGNKIKDSTGKLTNSLNQLIISLFKIFAQFLGILFIIIGLATLLALFIGVFTLGTNTFIEFPWQSLIEAGNFTDYPIWTFGILMFLAIGIPFFFLTLLGFKLLAPQSKSIGNIFKYTLIATWILALAFLITIGVKQVSAFANDGSSIQKHSLLFHPTDTLSIKFKHNPFYSNNITDYSSFKIMQDSTNADILYSNNVNFKIKSTENNKGYIQIKKGAKGKTIAEARMKAKEIQYHFKTQGNQLIFDNYLVTDLENKFRNQEVEITIYLPEGTVFKVESSARNYDHSDNDYFNLHYSSEDYLYKVTPSKIKCLNCPEEENEYDDIENTTITIDKDGVLIEKDSSVLSKKERRLLKIDKKGIIIRTQ, encoded by the coding sequence ATGAACAAAACTGTAAACATAAATTTAGGCGGAATGATTTTCTATATGGATGAAGATGCCTATTTGAAATTAACACGCTATTTTGATGCTATAAAACGTTCATTGAATAATAGCGAAGGGCAGGATGAAATCATCAAAGATATTGAAATGCGAATTGCCGAATTATTTCAAGAACGTCAAACTGCACATAAACAGATTGTAGGCCTAACTGATATTGATGCTATTATTGCCATAATGGGACAACCCGAGGACTATATTATTGAGGATGAAAGTACGGCCAACACTACACATTCACACACAAATCAAATTCATAATAAAAAATTATACCGAGACAAAGACAACGGCATGCTTGGCGGTGTGGCTGCTGGACTAGGACATTACTTTGGTATTGAAGCTTTATGGATTAGAATTGTTTTAATCTTATTGGTTTTTGGTGGTTTTGGTGTTGGGATTATTGCCTACATTATACTTTGGGTAATTGCACCTAAGGCTGTTACAACTACTGAAAAACTAGAAATGACTGGTGAACCTGTAAATATTTCAAACATTGAAAAGAAGGTTCGAGAGGAATTTGATAATGTTTCAAACAAAATCAAAAATGCAGATTACGATAAATATGGTAACAAAATTAAAGATAGTACTGGTAAATTAACTAATAGTTTGAATCAACTCATCATATCCTTATTCAAAATATTTGCACAGTTTCTAGGCATACTATTCATTATTATCGGACTAGCAACTTTACTAGCACTATTCATTGGTGTATTCACCTTAGGAACAAATACTTTTATTGAGTTTCCATGGCAGAGCTTAATTGAAGCCGGAAATTTTACTGATTATCCTATTTGGACTTTTGGAATCTTAATGTTTTTAGCAATAGGGATTCCGTTCTTTTTCTTAACATTATTAGGTTTTAAACTATTAGCACCACAAAGTAAATCAATAGGAAACATTTTCAAATATACTTTAATTGCGACTTGGATTCTAGCTTTGGCATTCTTAATCACTATAGGAGTAAAACAAGTTTCGGCTTTCGCCAATGATGGTAGTAGCATTCAAAAACATTCTTTACTATTTCATCCTACCGATACACTTTCTATAAAATTTAAACATAATCCCTTCTATTCTAACAACATCACTGATTATTCAAGTTTTAAAATAATGCAAGACAGTACAAATGCTGACATCTTATACTCAAACAACGTCAATTTTAAAATCAAAAGCACTGAAAATAATAAAGGATATATTCAAATAAAAAAAGGGGCGAAAGGAAAAACCATTGCAGAGGCTAGAATGAAAGCTAAGGAAATTCAATACCATTTTAAAACTCAGGGGAATCAATTAATTTTTGATAATTATTTGGTAACCGATTTAGAAAACAAATTCCGAAATCAAGAGGTAGAAATCACAATTTATTTACCCGAAGGTACTGTCTTCAAAGTTGAGTCTAGCGCTCGAAATTACGATCACTCTGATAACGATTATTTTAATCTTCATTATAGCTCCGAAGATTATTTATACAAAGTCACTCCCTCAAAAATAAAATGTTTGAATTGTCCTGAAGAAGAAAATGAATATGATGACATCGAAAATACTACAATAACCATTGATAAAGATGGTGTTTTAATAGAAAAAGACAGCTCGGTCCTTTCAAAAAAAGAAAGAAGACTTTTAAAGATTGACAAAAAAGGAATTATTATTAGAACTCAGTAA